The Leptospira paudalimensis region AAAGCTGCATATCTTAAGGATTGGCAATAGGCAAGTTGATGATCCATTCACTTCCCTTTCCAACTTCAGAAGTGACTGAAAATGTGCCTTTCAATTCCTCGACAATTAATTTAACAAAATGGATCCCAAATCCGTTCCCCACTTCACCCGCAGTACCATAGGTAGAATTTACTTTGTCTGAAAATACGTCTTTGATTTGATCCGCTGTCATTCCGATTCCAAAATCTTTGATTCGTATCACAAATATTTGTTTTTCGGATTTCATGATTTCAAAATGAATTTGTATCTCACTTTTCATTGGTGAAAACTTAAGTGAATTTGAAACTAGGTTCCCAATCATTTGAAAGAATTTATTTTTCGGAATTTTCCTTGTAGATAGAGTGGGATTTATGTTTACATTGATGGTAACTTGTTTCGTTTGAGCCTGTGCATGAAATAAATTTAACAATTGTTCGGTAAAATCCTTTATCGTGATATCATTGTTAAGTGTACTTTCATCCGTAAATTCACTCATTAGATCATTTACCAAATTTAAAACAGAATCACTACTTTCCTTAATCAATTTCATATTCGAAAGATATTCCATCATGTCTATATGTTCTTCTTGGAGGATGATATCAGCCAAACCCGATATACCACCGATGGGGCTTCGAATATCATGTGCTAACATTTTATAATTTCTCAATAATTTGAGATTTTTTTCTGTTATTAGATGAATGGTGTTTTTGTGTTTGATACGCTCCTTCACTTCTTTTGCGATGATTTCTAAAAGATTAATTTTATCTGGAGAAATTGAGTTATCCTCTGTATCGATTACGCAGAGAGATCCTATATTATATCCTTTTAAATCAATTGGAATTCCATAATAGTATTTAAAGTAAGGACTTTGAGTGACAAATCCTTTCTCTTGGAACCTTGGGTCTGACCTTAGGTCTTTTACTTCTAGATGTGAATTGTTTAAGATCGTAAATTGGCATACAGTTTCTTCTCTTGGAGTGAGAGTAGAGGGAAATCCAAAATCACCAATTGTCCACTGGTGTAATGCATCAATCAGATTGATATGGGAAATGGGTGTTCCAGTGATCCTTGCTGCCAATTCCGCAAGTCCATTAAATTCCTCTTTTAAAGAAACATAGTCTAAGTTTAATTCTGCTAATTGGAGTAAGCGAGCGATTTCATTTTCGGGAATGATTTGCATGGATTGATTCCTAATTGTTTAACACTTGCGCTTTACCGAAAGGTGCCACCCTTTAGTTTACCGAGGGGTTAATCCGTCAAATCTACTTCTTCGAATGCCTCTGTTTGGTGGCGAAACATCCAAAGTTTATCACCAGAGTAAAAATTGATAAAACCATCTCGCATTTCAAATTGTGAAATTCCTCGGAGTAATAAATTCTGTTCGAATTGCATCTCAGTGGGTAAATCCATCACAATCATTCGGCGTGTGGTGATAATGGCCACTTTGTCATGGAGGTTAGCAAAGGCACGAAGGTTTTCTTGTTCAAGGCTAATGGTATCCCAATGGTTCGTATAACTGTTGTATATGTAGAGTTTGCGTTCACTGGCAACAAGTGCGGCTTTGTGACCCATAGCAACTTGGTATCGTTCTTCGCCAAAGATATGACCCTTTTCCCATTCGGTGCTTGTATTACTGACACCTAATAAGTTTTTTTGAGAAACTATTATACAAAGGTCACCGAAACATTTGGAGTAACGGACATGTTCCCCTCTTGTGGAATATGAAACTTCTGTTCCATCGGACAAAAATGCTTTAAAGGACAAATGACCTTCCACAAAGTTAATGGTTGTTTGGATATAAGGGTATGCTGTTTTATCGGTAGTCCAATTGGAAAATGCGGTGACATCTTGTTTTACGGGAACAGAAGGAACATGTAAATCCGGGTGTGGTCTTTGTGGTGGTCTCGGACGATTTTGGCCAACTGTATCGATATAGTAAATGTCTCCATCAAATTGATCGGGGTTCGCAAAAAGAGAGGGAATGAGTCCGGTCGAAACGGAAATCCCAATGAGGACAAAGAGTATTTTTAGAGTCTGTTTTGAATGCGACCAAGAGAACATAAACTTAGGTTTCCTTCCCGGTGAATCTTCATTAGATGGAATCTTCCGACAACCATTTCTCTGTCTTAGACGGAGAATAGTTCTGCAAATGAGTGAGTAAGTCCTTGGATTCCCTTAGGACAATCACGAGATCCATATTTTCCTTTTTTAAAAAACCAGAATCCACCATCGTGTGGAACATTTGGACAAGTGAGTCATAAAACTCATTCCAATTCAATAATACAATGGGTTTGTTGTGAAGTCCCAGTTGTGACCAAGTGACCACTTCAAAAAACTCTTCCATGGTTCCAAAACCACCAGGTAACACGAGAAAAGCATCCGAACGTTCAAACATAATTCGTTTCCTTTCGTGCATCGATTCCACTTGGATGAGTTCTGAAAGTCCCATATGTTCTATTTCCTTTCGTTTCAGAAACGTTGGGATCACACCGATGACCTTACCATGGTTCTCCAAACAACCGTTTGCCACAGCTCCCATTAGTCCGACACTCGCACCACCATACACAATTCCCATTTGGTGTTTTGCAAGAATTTCACCCAAATGGAAAGCTTCTTTGTGATAGGAAGGGTTAAGTCCAGAAGAGGAACCACAGTAAATTGCGATGTGTTGTATCAGAGCCATCTGAAAGACAATATGTAAGTTCCATAGGAATTGAAAAGTGAAAACTGTAATTTAGAATCTGAAACTGGGAAAGGAGTCAGGTTATTTACGAAAACCGTATAAGGCATTAGCCATAAATTCCCATTCAGGTGTTTGAAAAAATTCTCCTTGTGGTAAGGAAAACCATGGAGAGTTGGTTGTAGTATTTTTTAAAATATGCATTTCCTGGGAAGGCATATAACTCTGCGCTAACAGAAATAAAGTATTTCCCTCTTTTGATTGGGCCTTGTCTACAACCATCACCACATGCCCAGGCGAACCTGCTTGGATCCATACATCCCCCGGTTCCAAATTTTTGAGTTGTTTTTTCTTAAGTTCTGATTGGAGTGAAATGGTTCCCGCATAACTATAAATAAATTTTAAATAAACTTCGAACACATCGCGGTTAGTTCCTTTTTTTGCAATCCTTTTTTTCCAACTAGTTTTATTTCCCTTCACAACCACTCGGTCACCTTTTACAAATCTAGAAAAGGGAACTAACATTCCATTGCTGATGGTAAAATTGATTTTCTCCCATTCCTTTCGCGAATATAGATACTCTGCCCGAAGTTTCATGACCGCATCAGCACATTGGATGAGGTCTGTTTCCAGTAAGGGAAAATCTAACACAGCTTCATGGACTTGGTTTTGTTTTTTATTTCCATTGTACAAAAACACAGGGCTTCCTTTAGGTTTTAATGGAAAGTTTTGTAGGTAAGTAGAAAAACTTTCTTTTGGGTAAGTGATTCGACTGTATCCGTTAGGTGGCGTTAAACGTTCTTGTATGGATTCAGAAAAAATTGGTGCAACTAAAAGAAAAGGGATAAGGAAACAAAATCCGTATCGCAAATCTAAATTGAATTTTAGTCCAAATTCCAATTTCAACGAGTTACCACCAGTTTGATTGATTCTTCCAACCATGCTTCTTTTGCTTCTGCAAAGGAAACAATTTTTGTGACAATTTTTTCAGGTGTAAACATTCCATTTTGGATTTCGGGGTAAAGTGCTTTCATAGAATCGAGTGATTCCACTCTGCCGATATGGATTTCCGCACCTTGATTGTACATCTCCAAATATGGAATTTCAAAACGATTGGTCCAAAAGATCGATGCTGAACTGAGGATTGCATTTTTTCCCATGGAACGAGTGGCAAATTCCCAACCTTCTTTTGTGGCAGAAGCATCACAAACCAAATCAAACTTTTCACTTGGTTTTGGGAATGTCGTTACATGATTCACTGAGATTCCTAGTGATGTAGCAAGTTCGATTCTACTGCGGTCAGTGTCCACATAGAGCACTTCAGCTTTTTTTGTTTGGTGGAGGTAAAGAGCTGTGTAAAGTCCAATACTACCCGCGTTCCCACCAACCACTAGTGTTTTAGGATCTTTTTTTCGTTCTAAAAATCTACCTGCCAACTTCCAAACTTCGGCAATATTATCACTGAAACTTGCAATGCCAACTGGGTTAATGTTAGGATCCATAGGAAGTAACATTTGTTTTGCGTATGGAACTTTGATGAGTTCTGAAATTGCACCACCTACATTGTGAGCACCAGGTGGCATTCCATAAGCGGAAGTATAAGGAACTGTTTCACATGAATTGGTATGAATCGATAAACACGCAGGACAGGTTCCACAAGAGATTTGGAAAGGAATCGCAACCACTGATCCAATTTGGAATTGTCCAATGAGTTCGTCCGATAGAGTTTTGATACGACCAACAAACTCATGTCCTACGGGAAATGGTGCACGGAATAATGTTTCTCCCCGCACGATGGGTAAATCCAAATCACAACGAGCAATGGCGATGGGTTCCACTAGCGCTTGGTTTTCACCAGTGATAGTAGGTGTTTCTACTTCTTCCCATTCAAGGATTCCTTTTTTTCGAAAGACTAGTCGTAACATATGACACTCCGTATACCGAACGGTCTACTATTAGCCTTTTCTCAAAATTTGGCAACTAAAATTGTTGGAACCAGTTTGGCAATTTTGGCATCTCTGTTTCTTCCCAAGTCCAATCACCAAGGACAGTAACAATCGGTGATTTCGTTTGTAGTGCATTTATGAGACCACGTGTAAGGTCTTCTCTTACAGTAGGTCTGTAGGGTGTGCCAAACTGTTTTTGAAAGGATTCTTTTTCGTGTTCCCAAGCATAGGATAGGAAAAAGTCCATAAACTTCTCGTTAGATGATTCAAATTTGTTTTTGAGTCGTAGAAGGTCAGGGTGGTTTGTTTTTTTCATTGTCCTTTGTAAAACGATCGAAATTCCTCTTACACTTTTAGAAAAAAATGTCCCTGCTCGCACAATCCGTCGTTTTGTTGGATTCTCAAATGCCCAAAGATCAGCCTTGTATTTTGCAATTCCCATGGATCCATAAAATGCCAACGTATGGCTTAACCAATAAAACGCTGAATAGGCGACAGTGAGTTCCGGTCCAAATTCCTTTTCCAAACTCACCATGGGATCCAAACAAATTCCCAAGGTATTCTTGATTTGTTCGTTTGTACTTTCTTCAATGGGAAAACCTACTTCACCAAGAGCCGGTGTGTAAATGAGAGCCTTAATCTGTTTGGGTCTACCATGTTTTTCAAAATCATCAACGATAGAACTAGTAAGCCCAGGTTCTGCTCGTTTTCCAAATAAGGTTAGGTTTGAATTCGACACAGGTTCATTAGTTGTTGTGGAAGTGATGATAAAGGCATCTGGATCTGAGCTACGGATGGCTTGGATGGCACTTTGTCCGGCTTCCCCCGAACCACCTATGATTAAATATTGATTTTGTCCCATGAATCCCTACCTGAATGTTTTAGAGGTTCTAATTTTCGATTGATCATGGTAAAGTCTCTTAGATTCTTTATCGGAACAAGCGAAATATGAAAACGATTTTATCCTGCTCCAATTGTCTCAGCGGTCATTCCATTTCCTCATCCAAACTGGAAGGCAAAAAAGGAAAATACCGATGTAAAA contains the following coding sequences:
- a CDS encoding LOG family protein, with the protein product MALIQHIAIYCGSSSGLNPSYHKEAFHLGEILAKHQMGIVYGGASVGLMGAVANGCLENHGKVIGVIPTFLKRKEIEHMGLSELIQVESMHERKRIMFERSDAFLVLPGGFGTMEEFFEVVTWSQLGLHNKPIVLLNWNEFYDSLVQMFHTMVDSGFLKKENMDLVIVLRESKDLLTHLQNYSPSKTEKWLSEDSI
- a CDS encoding zinc-dependent alcohol dehydrogenase, giving the protein MLRLVFRKKGILEWEEVETPTITGENQALVEPIAIARCDLDLPIVRGETLFRAPFPVGHEFVGRIKTLSDELIGQFQIGSVVAIPFQISCGTCPACLSIHTNSCETVPYTSAYGMPPGAHNVGGAISELIKVPYAKQMLLPMDPNINPVGIASFSDNIAEVWKLAGRFLERKKDPKTLVVGGNAGSIGLYTALYLHQTKKAEVLYVDTDRSRIELATSLGISVNHVTTFPKPSEKFDLVCDASATKEGWEFATRSMGKNAILSSASIFWTNRFEIPYLEMYNQGAEIHIGRVESLDSMKALYPEIQNGMFTPEKIVTKIVSFAEAKEAWLEESIKLVVTR
- a CDS encoding GAF domain-containing sensor histidine kinase, with product MQIIPENEIARLLQLAELNLDYVSLKEEFNGLAELAARITGTPISHINLIDALHQWTIGDFGFPSTLTPREETVCQFTILNNSHLEVKDLRSDPRFQEKGFVTQSPYFKYYYGIPIDLKGYNIGSLCVIDTEDNSISPDKINLLEIIAKEVKERIKHKNTIHLITEKNLKLLRNYKMLAHDIRSPIGGISGLADIILQEEHIDMMEYLSNMKLIKESSDSVLNLVNDLMSEFTDESTLNNDITIKDFTEQLLNLFHAQAQTKQVTINVNINPTLSTRKIPKNKFFQMIGNLVSNSLKFSPMKSEIQIHFEIMKSEKQIFVIRIKDFGIGMTADQIKDVFSDKVNSTYGTAGEVGNGFGIHFVKLIVEELKGTFSVTSEVGKGSEWIINLPIANP
- a CDS encoding DUF4846 domain-containing protein → MKLEFGLKFNLDLRYGFCFLIPFLLVAPIFSESIQERLTPPNGYSRITYPKESFSTYLQNFPLKPKGSPVFLYNGNKKQNQVHEAVLDFPLLETDLIQCADAVMKLRAEYLYSRKEWEKINFTISNGMLVPFSRFVKGDRVVVKGNKTSWKKRIAKKGTNRDVFEVYLKFIYSYAGTISLQSELKKKQLKNLEPGDVWIQAGSPGHVVMVVDKAQSKEGNTLFLLAQSYMPSQEMHILKNTTTNSPWFSLPQGEFFQTPEWEFMANALYGFRK